The proteins below are encoded in one region of Pomacea canaliculata isolate SZHN2017 linkage group LG7, ASM307304v1, whole genome shotgun sequence:
- the LOC112569640 gene encoding uncharacterized protein LOC112569640: MDTFSLSFAVVFTACFSLGVVCGQGAELEIVKFEEDRTVNLTIHFDQLATELQNDDYYVIEVRTRLSDGKVEYDGRVVRWNNTCTVTYQKSVRCVTAIGPLELYKKINNSHLEIEWSWTWKDNNSGRLKTNKWKRKLQDMHYFNNDTTLMEFVTDEMLFAASTVNMASLLGCVVAAIVTISLLSEAFKKWRKLVSIPSEGESQETHKEALPETEPKEIDFEESQQMLRKNCDEELKETSKDAVTEEEPKLESVSEDITEPPEVPDASTDCLSEKSEQQLRFLLVGKTGSGKSSTGNTILGSKRFDTSIGFSSVTTECQTYGGDVGKWNVEITDSPGLFDTRLTEDNIAIKIVQAVACLHPGPSAFLFVIKIGRFTPEEEATYRRLKAIFDEDVTKHTVVVFTGGDYLLEEKTTIGKMIEAAPPGFRDILKACGDRYVVFDNNAADKNPQVNLLLEIVEKMVEENSSPRYVCPKYMQISKQIENEIQKRLLAVQQREDEHKLYIRELKNVNKSLIEKARKTETEFKKREQHLKESTENKIKELEEKLYQNILSGGDMEKDMKKIVKENEQLAKELKEMQEKEQQQLEKIVRKANEDIVKSFGEMIDKRLKMDYLIRTDFRNRSARHEEGFLYGLITAEFSNMISGIWKKIRSISDPGCDSDRDHVKELN; encoded by the exons ATGGATACGTTTTCACTGTCATTTGCAGTGGTATTCACAGCATGTTTCTCACTCGGAGTGGTCTGTGGTCAAg gCGCAGAACTGGAAATCGTAAAGTTTGAAGAAGACAGAACCGTCAATCTCACAATTCATTTTGACCAGTTAGCCACTGAACTGCaaaatgatgattattatgtcATCGAGGTACGAACTAGACTGAGTGATGGCAAAGTTGAGTACGATGGGAGAGTTGTTCGATGGAATAACACCTGTACAGTCACATACCAGAAGTCAGTACGTTGTGTCACTGCAATAGGACCACTCGAGctctacaagaaaataaacaattcacACTTAGAAATTGAGTGGTCCTGGACTTGGAAAGACAACAATTCAGGAAgattaaaaactaataaatggAAAAGGAAACTTCAGGATATGC ATTATTTCAACAACGACACAACTTTGATGGAATTCGTAACAGATGAAATGCTGTTTGCTGCTTCAACTGTAAATATGGCATCCTTACTGGGATGCGTAGTGGCAGCAATCGTAACAATATCCTTACTTTCAGaggcatttaaaaaatg GAGGAAATTGGTATCTATACCTTCTGAAGGCGAGTCACAAGAAACACATAAAGAGGCTTTACCTGAGACTGAACCTAAAGAGA ttgatTTTGAAGAAAGCCAACAAATGCTCAGGAAAAACTGCGATGAAGAGCTGAAGGAAACAAG CAAAGATGCAGTAACTGAAGAAGAACCTAAGCTAGAGTCCGTATCGGAAGACA TAACAGAGCCACCCGAGGTGCCAGATGCATCTACGGACTGCTTATCTGAAAAATCCGAAC AGCAACTCCGATTTCTGCTGGTGGGTAAGACCGGTTCTGGGAAAAGCTCAACTGGGAATACAATTCTGGGCAGCAAACGGTTTGACACTTCTATTGGATTTAGTTCTGTAACAACAGAGTGTCAAACGTATGGTGGGGATGTTGGAAAGTGGAACGTTGAG ATCACAGATTCACCAGGTCTGTTCGACACAAGACTTACAGAAGACAACATTGCAATAAAGATTGTGCAGGCCGTTGCATGCTTACACCCGGGTCCCAGTGCTTTCCTCTTCGTAATAAAAATTGGCCGTTTTACCCCGGAAGAAGAAGCTACCTACAGACGACTGAAGGCGATATTTGATGAAGATGTCACTAAACACACGGTCGTTGTGTTCACTGGAGGAGACTATCTGTTGGAGGAGAAAACAACTATTGGCAAAATGATCGAAGCAGCGCCCCCTGGATTTAGAGACATTTTAAAAGCCTGTGGAGACAGATATGTCGTCTTCGACAACAATGCAGCAGACAAAAATCCTCAGGTTAATCTTCTTCTTGAGATTGTAGAGAAAATGGTAGAAGAAAACAGCAGTCCACGGTACGTCTGTCCCAAATACATGCAAATATCAAAgcaaatagaaaatgaaattcaGAAAAGACTTTTGGCTGTACAACAGAGAGAAGACGAGCACAAACTGTACATTAGAGAGCTgaagaatgtaaataaatcattaatagaaaaagccagaaagactgaaactgaatttaaaaaacgTGAGCAGCATTTAAAAGAAAGCACggagaacaaaataaaggagTTAGAAGAAAAACTATATCAAAATATCCTAAGTGGTGGGGACATggaaaaagacatgaaaaagatAGTTAAAGAAAACGAACAGCTGGCGAAGGAACTCAAGgaaatgcaagaaaaagagcaacaacaattagaaaaaattgtaaGGAAGGCGAACGAAGATATTGTTAAAAGTTTTGGAGAGATGATAGATAAGAGGTTGAAGATGGATTATTTGATAAGGACAGACTTCAGAAACAGAAGTGCTCGACACGAAGAAGGATTTCTTTATGGATTAATAACTGCTGAATTTTCAAATATGATTTCCGGTATCTGGAAAAAGATTCGCAGTATTAGTGATCCTGGTTGTGATAGTGATCGTGATCATGTTAAGGAATTAAACTAG
- the LOC112569650 gene encoding uncharacterized protein LOC112569650, whose product MSTRMSVRTLVLVITFFIVLPQGAVCAERKKCGELELYPFLEDRISISENDFVNISFWVSTLSCHQPNDHYYVVELQTRRSDGKLEYDGRIVQLNSNCSVTRQKSVHCTTEGGPVQLYRKVNRTHTQIEWSWTGKDSQSQRLRSARKELKLNVSYQAQVTNLTVDGHEISANIPIDGGQKVNITCSFDKGSPPVSFRLLDESGKELKPIRQEGHLHYQLVAHGCEEYWKRTQSLHCEGRESKQNRSVLFLVRCPPRFVERPTVIIRSKKRRI is encoded by the exons ATGTCTACAAGAATGTCAGTAAGAACATTAGTTCTTgtaattacttttttcattgtcttgCCTCAAGGAGCAGTgtgtgcagaaagaaagaaat GTGGAGAACTAGAACTTTACCCCTTTCTTGAAGACAGGATTTCTATTTCTGAAAATGACTTTGTCAATATTAGCTTCTGGGTAAGCACTTTATCATGCCACCAACCTAATGATCATTATTATGTTGTCGAGTTGCAAACAAGAAGGAGCGATGGTAAGCTCGAGTATGATGGGAGGATTGTTCAATTGAACAGCAATTGTTCAGTGACAAGACAGAAATCAGTTCACTGTACCACTGAAGGCGGGCCTGTACAGCTGTACCGAAAAGTGAATCGTACACACACCCAGATTGAGTGGTCCTGGACAGGGAAAGACTCCCAGTCTCAAAGACTTAGGTCTGCCAGAAAGGAACTGAAACTTAACGTGTCGT ACCAAGCACAAGTCACAAACCTAACTGTGGATGGACATGAAATTAGTGCTAATATCCCCATTGACGGAGGTCAGAAGGTGAACATAACATGTTCATTTGACAAAGGAAGTCCTCCTGTTTCTTTTCGTCTATTAGACGAAAGTGGAAAGGAACTGAAACCTATAAGACAGGAAGGACATCTTCATTATCAGCTTGTAGCTCATGGCTGTGAAGAATACTGGAAGAGAACTCAGTCACTCCACTGTGAAGGAAGGGAATCTAAACAAAACagatctgttttgtttcttgtaagaT gCCCTCCCAGGTTTGTAGAGAGACCTACAGTAATAATTCGGTCTAAAAAACGACGAATATAA